In Cervus elaphus chromosome 5, mCerEla1.1, whole genome shotgun sequence, the following proteins share a genomic window:
- the ST6GALNAC1 gene encoding alpha-N-acetylgalactosaminide alpha-2,6-sialyltransferase 1 isoform X2 — protein MRPCPRRLCHLAQTVQGPLLLALLIFFLFTLPSFIKEPNTKPSRNQHQQDIKERSPELLQNAMSQAPITRRRATTHMESVQGTRGRDTPPKATTLTAGKRRGAQTTSKARAEEPGRAPTPTRKAAPQTLVSKDTGVDALPPTAGGGGVASGRTEAPSLNSRNPRTAKGSGDRKARPTGPEAVPTKPRDSPATAAKTLLPKHQARARTPGGGGRTGKGARGTTPDRAQPTGSSAPLRSPATQRSQKLKATNFKSEPQWDFEEEYSLETCPDSVKIKASKSPWLQTLFLPNLTLFLDSRHFNQSEWDRLEHFAPPFGFMELNFSLVQKVVMHFPPVPQQQLLLASLPAGSSRCISCAVVGNGGILNNSHVGPEIDSHDYVFRLSGAVIKGYEHDVGTRTSFYGFTAFSLTQSLLTLGSRGFRHVPLGQDVRYLHFLEGTRDYEWLEALLLNQTVASRNLFWFRRRPQEAFQEDFQLDRYLLLHPDLLRYMKNRFLRSKTLNTAHWRIYRPTTGALLLLTALQLCDQVSAYGFITEGHERFSDHYYDKSWKRTIFYINHDFKLERTLWKRLHDEGIIRLYQRPITSKPTI, from the exons ATGAGGCCTTGCCCAAGGAGACTCTGTCATCTGGCCCAAACTGTCCAGGGGCCTTTGCTTTTGGCTCTgctcatcttcttcctcttcaccTTGCCCTCCTTTATTAAGGAACCTAACACAAAGCCTAGCAG GAATCAGCATCAACAGGACATTAAGGAAAGGTCCCCAGAATTACTGCAAAATGCTATGTCTCAGGCACCCATCACGAGAAGGAGGGCGACCACCCACATGGAGTCAGTACAGGGGACCCGCGGTCGGGACACACCCCCCAAGGCCACAACCCTCACGGCGGGCAAGCGCAGAGGAGCGCAGACCACCAGCAAGGCCCGTGCCGAGGAGCCGGGCAGAGCGCCCACCCCCACCAGAAAGGCGGCACCGCAGACACTGGTGAGCAAGGACACCGGGGTGGACGCGCTGCCCCCGACGGCTGGAGGTGGGGGCGTGGCCTCCGGCAGGACCGAAGCACCATCACTGAACAGTCGGAACCCGAGGACGGCCAAAGGATCTGGGGACCGGAAGGCGAGGCCGACAGGCCCCGAAGCGGTGCCCACGAAGCCGCGGGACAGCCCGGCAACTGCAGCTAAGACCCTCCTTCCAAAACACCAGGCCAGGGCGCGGACccccgggggaggggggcggacGGGGAAGGGAGCCAGAGGAACCACCCCAGACAGAGCCCAGCCCACCGGGTCCTCGGCCCCTCTCCGGAGCCCCGCCACCCAGAGAAGCCAGAAGCTAAAGGCCACCAACTTCAAGTCTGAGCCCCAGTGGGATTTTGAGGAGGAATACAGTCTGGAG ACCTGCCCTGACTCGGTGAAGATCAAAGCCTCCAAGTCACCCTGGCTCCAGACTCTCTTTCTGCCCAACCTCACCCTCTTCCTGGACTCCAGACACTTCAACCAGAGCGAGTGGGACCGCTTGGAGCACTTCGCTCCGCCCTTCGGCTTCATGGAGCTCAATTTCTCCT TGGTGCAGAAGGTCGTGATGCACTTCCCCCCGGTGCCCCAGCAGCAGCTGCTCCTGGCCAGCCTCCCTGCCGGGAGCTCCCGCTGCATCAGCTGTGCCGTGGTGGGCAACGGGGGCATCCTGAACAACTCCCACGTGGGCCCAGAGATAGACAGCCACGACTATGTGTTCCG GCTGAGTGGCGCCGTCATCAAAGGCTATGAACACGATGTGGGTACTCGGACCTCCTTCTACGGCTTTACTGCCTTCTCTCTGACCCAGTCACTCCTTACACTGGGCAGTCGGGGTTTCCGGCACGTGCCTCTGGGGCAG GATGTCCGCTACCTGCACTTCCTGGAAGGCACCCGGGACTATGAGTGGCTAGAAGCACTGCTTCTGAATCAGACCGTGGCTTCAAGGAACCTTTTCTGGTTCAG GCGCAGACCCCAGGAGGCCTTCCAGGAAGACTTCCAACTGGACAGATACCTGTTGCTGCACCCAGACCTGCTCCGATACATGAAGAACAG ATTCCTGAGGTCTAAGACTCTGAACACTGCCCACTGGAGAATATACCGGCCCACCACGGGGGCCCTCCTGCTGCTCACTGCCCTCCAGCTCTGTGACCAG GTGAGTGCCTATGGGTTCATCACCGAGGGCCACGAACGCTTCTCTGACCACTACTATGATAAGTCCTGGAAACGAACAATCTTTTACATCAACCATGACTTCAAGTTAGAGAGGACGCTCTGGAAGCGGCTACATGATGAAGGTATTATCCGGCTGTACCAACGTCCTATAACTTCCAAACCGACCATCTGA
- the ST6GALNAC1 gene encoding alpha-N-acetylgalactosaminide alpha-2,6-sialyltransferase 1 isoform X1: protein MRPCPRRLCHLAQTVQGPLLLALLIFFLFTLPSFIKEPNTKPSRNQHQQDIKERSPELLQNAMSQAPITRRRATTHMESVQGTRGRDTPPKATTLTAGKRRGAQTTSKARAEEPGRAPTPTRKAAPQTLVSKDTGVDALPPTAGGGGVASGRTEAPSLNSRNPRTAKGSGDRKARPTGPEAVPTKPRDSPATAAKTLLPKHQARARTPGGGGRTGKGARGTTPDRAQPTGSSAPLRSPATQRSQKLKATNFKSEPQWDFEEEYSLEVGGLQTTCPDSVKIKASKSPWLQTLFLPNLTLFLDSRHFNQSEWDRLEHFAPPFGFMELNFSLVQKVVMHFPPVPQQQLLLASLPAGSSRCISCAVVGNGGILNNSHVGPEIDSHDYVFRLSGAVIKGYEHDVGTRTSFYGFTAFSLTQSLLTLGSRGFRHVPLGQDVRYLHFLEGTRDYEWLEALLLNQTVASRNLFWFRRRPQEAFQEDFQLDRYLLLHPDLLRYMKNRFLRSKTLNTAHWRIYRPTTGALLLLTALQLCDQVSAYGFITEGHERFSDHYYDKSWKRTIFYINHDFKLERTLWKRLHDEGIIRLYQRPITSKPTI from the exons ATGAGGCCTTGCCCAAGGAGACTCTGTCATCTGGCCCAAACTGTCCAGGGGCCTTTGCTTTTGGCTCTgctcatcttcttcctcttcaccTTGCCCTCCTTTATTAAGGAACCTAACACAAAGCCTAGCAG GAATCAGCATCAACAGGACATTAAGGAAAGGTCCCCAGAATTACTGCAAAATGCTATGTCTCAGGCACCCATCACGAGAAGGAGGGCGACCACCCACATGGAGTCAGTACAGGGGACCCGCGGTCGGGACACACCCCCCAAGGCCACAACCCTCACGGCGGGCAAGCGCAGAGGAGCGCAGACCACCAGCAAGGCCCGTGCCGAGGAGCCGGGCAGAGCGCCCACCCCCACCAGAAAGGCGGCACCGCAGACACTGGTGAGCAAGGACACCGGGGTGGACGCGCTGCCCCCGACGGCTGGAGGTGGGGGCGTGGCCTCCGGCAGGACCGAAGCACCATCACTGAACAGTCGGAACCCGAGGACGGCCAAAGGATCTGGGGACCGGAAGGCGAGGCCGACAGGCCCCGAAGCGGTGCCCACGAAGCCGCGGGACAGCCCGGCAACTGCAGCTAAGACCCTCCTTCCAAAACACCAGGCCAGGGCGCGGACccccgggggaggggggcggacGGGGAAGGGAGCCAGAGGAACCACCCCAGACAGAGCCCAGCCCACCGGGTCCTCGGCCCCTCTCCGGAGCCCCGCCACCCAGAGAAGCCAGAAGCTAAAGGCCACCAACTTCAAGTCTGAGCCCCAGTGGGATTTTGAGGAGGAATACAGTCTGGAGGTGGGCGGCCTGCAGACG ACCTGCCCTGACTCGGTGAAGATCAAAGCCTCCAAGTCACCCTGGCTCCAGACTCTCTTTCTGCCCAACCTCACCCTCTTCCTGGACTCCAGACACTTCAACCAGAGCGAGTGGGACCGCTTGGAGCACTTCGCTCCGCCCTTCGGCTTCATGGAGCTCAATTTCTCCT TGGTGCAGAAGGTCGTGATGCACTTCCCCCCGGTGCCCCAGCAGCAGCTGCTCCTGGCCAGCCTCCCTGCCGGGAGCTCCCGCTGCATCAGCTGTGCCGTGGTGGGCAACGGGGGCATCCTGAACAACTCCCACGTGGGCCCAGAGATAGACAGCCACGACTATGTGTTCCG GCTGAGTGGCGCCGTCATCAAAGGCTATGAACACGATGTGGGTACTCGGACCTCCTTCTACGGCTTTACTGCCTTCTCTCTGACCCAGTCACTCCTTACACTGGGCAGTCGGGGTTTCCGGCACGTGCCTCTGGGGCAG GATGTCCGCTACCTGCACTTCCTGGAAGGCACCCGGGACTATGAGTGGCTAGAAGCACTGCTTCTGAATCAGACCGTGGCTTCAAGGAACCTTTTCTGGTTCAG GCGCAGACCCCAGGAGGCCTTCCAGGAAGACTTCCAACTGGACAGATACCTGTTGCTGCACCCAGACCTGCTCCGATACATGAAGAACAG ATTCCTGAGGTCTAAGACTCTGAACACTGCCCACTGGAGAATATACCGGCCCACCACGGGGGCCCTCCTGCTGCTCACTGCCCTCCAGCTCTGTGACCAG GTGAGTGCCTATGGGTTCATCACCGAGGGCCACGAACGCTTCTCTGACCACTACTATGATAAGTCCTGGAAACGAACAATCTTTTACATCAACCATGACTTCAAGTTAGAGAGGACGCTCTGGAAGCGGCTACATGATGAAGGTATTATCCGGCTGTACCAACGTCCTATAACTTCCAAACCGACCATCTGA